The following are encoded in a window of Dictyostelium discoideum AX4 chromosome 6 chromosome, whole genome shotgun sequence genomic DNA:
- the cdc26 gene encoding subunit of anaphase promoting complex encodes MINRKPTRIELNMEDIEEYEQLKKEQTNSYKQQQQQQQPTTISTPKQYPLLNTTQPPKKTTAQIIGYDQ; translated from the coding sequence atgataaatagaAAACCAACaagaattgaattaaatatgGAAGATATTGAAGAGTATGAACAactaaaaaaagaacaaactAATTCATAtaaacaacagcaacaacaacaacaaccaactaCAATTTCAACCCCAAAACAATACCCACTCTTAAACACTACCCAACCACCAAAGAAAACTACTGCCCAAATCATTGGTTAtgatcaataa
- the psiR gene encoding PA14 domain-containing protein, which translates to MKKIILMLLLFSIFFILKSESQNTLVLNALIYDNTPSRNPDFEASGSVGVQKNLVKSVLGSDGTPVYCCGNSPSATIHNQTTFQSWFHNVPGVNLPIQKDIILTQSLSNPNIYSYSNDSYFVIDGQGFDDKSVYPNERVYRDAFGNPHNFHFCLQAHTEFQYKTGDVFNFAGDDDVWVFINNILVVDLGGIHTIASASVNLDLLGLTPGQNYPFDFFYCERHTVESHIRIETSLAFKCPRYDECGVCEGDGTSCCTPNNCDNNPIYRTNCITAKCSNNVCVTSAPYCSSTEPCTVGLCTPGVGCSVVPKNCVNENHCTQDSCNSTINACQHDPIPDCINCAYIGCITTDYCNEQVCSADGRSCETRPKNCDDLNFCTVDTCSNGVCIYTRIDNCVNCTGPGIGCITTDQCNPNVCSPDGNSCIIQPKNCSDGNACNDPSCVSGGMCMLTPVNCDDGDDCTFDSCSSTVGCIHTNISNCVECQNIACITTDFCNVKICINNGTTCDTVPKTCDDGDSCTIDSCVSPSGACLYEPIANCVNCGGNQCITTDFCLPLICGPDGVTCAVEPKKCDDFNPCTFDSCISPQGDCGNAPIPGCVACNEILGCTTTDPCHPITCSAIGDQCVSTDKDCEDGNHCTINSCQNNNGTATCLNSLITHCTDCPGIGCTTTDFCFQQVCSATDGDVCTTVPLNCDDGLQCTVDSCIGPMGVCSHIAIAPKCLECALEPCITTDNCQPVICGPDGRCIQETIEDFCDDYNYCTVDTCTGVGCEHASISGCRNCTNGIGCTTPSDDACNLQVCSETGDSCLTMVLNCDDNNDCTEDKCLNTGICQNNPIDGCVTPSPVSIGGTIPPTTTGVSQVECDCCPIGQKCLLVNGHEICIKPATTGGIPELTTGCAGTTTGRATGHYTESGTGNPHLCDRYHCKRGMECHVVNGVPECLPSNYKCLDCLDLHCERQGDFTCFMVKNPNFISSKHSCYGESCCKFTPVCKPKGHSL; encoded by the exons atgaagaaaataatattgatgcttttattattttcaatattttttattttaaaatctgaaTCACAAAAta cCTTGGTTTTAAATGCATTAATTTATGATAATACTCCATCAAGAAACCCAGATTTTGAAGCTTCAGGTTCCGTTGGTGTCCaaaaaaatttggtaaaATCAGTTCTTGGTAGTGATGGAACTCCAGTTTATT gttGTGGTAATTCACCAAGTGCAACAATTCATAACCAAACCACATTCCAATCATGGTTTCACAATGTTCCAGGTGTGAATCttccaattcaaaaagatATCATTCTTACACAATCTCTTTCAAATCCAAATATTTATTCCTACAGTAATGATTCttattttgtaattgatgGTCAAGGTTTTGATGACAAATCAGTTTATCCAAATGAAAGAGTTTATCGTGACGCTTTTGGAAATCCACATAATTTCCACTTTT gTTTACAAGCTCATACCGAATTTCAATATAAAACTGGtgatgtttttaattttgcaggtgatgatgatgtttgggtatttattaataatattttggtTGTGGATTTGGGAGGTATTCATACAATTGCAAGTGCAAGTGTTAACTTGGATTTATTGGGTTTAACACCTGGACAAAATTATccatttgatttcttttattgTGAACGTCACACTGTAGAATCTCATATAAGAATTGAAACATCTTTGGCATTCAAGTGTCc tcGATATGATGAATGTGGTGTCTGTGAAGGTGATGGTACTTCTT gTTGTACTCCAAATAATTGTGATAATAATCCAATTTATAGAACCAACTGTATAACAGCAAAATGTTCAAATAATGTTTGCGTTACTTCAGCACCATATTGCAGTTCAACCGAACCA tgtACAGTTGGTCTTTGTACACCAGGTGTTGGTTGTTCAGTTGTTCCAAAAAATTGTGTAAATGAAAATCATTGTACCCAAGATTCATGTAATTCAACTATAAATGCTTGCCAACATGATCCAATTCCAGATTGTATCAATTGTGCCTATATTGGTTGTATCACTACTGATTATTGTAATGAACAAgt atGTTCAGCTGATGGAAGATCATGTGAAACTAGACCAAAGAATtgtgatgatttaaatttttgtaCTGTTGATACA TGTTCAAATGGAGTTTGCATTTACACAAGAATTGATAATTGTGTAAATTGTACAGGTCCAGGTATTGGTTGTATTACTACTGATCAATGTAATCCAAATgt atgTTCTCCAGATGGTAATTCATGTATCATTCAACCAAAGAATTGTTCAGATGGTAATGCTTGTAATGATCCATCGTGTGTTTCAGGTGGTATGTGTATGTTAACCCCAGTGAattgtgatgatggtgatgattgtACTTTTGATTC atgcTCATCAACTGTAGGTTGCATACATACTAATATATCTAATTGTGTAGAATGTCAAAATATTGCTTGTATTACAACTGattt tTGTAATGTTAAGATTTGTATTAATAATGGTACAACATGTGATACTGTTCCAAAAActtgtgatgatggtgattcaTGTACAATAGATTCTTGTGTCAGTCCAAGTG gTGCATGCCTATATGAGCCAATAGCCAATTGTGTTAATTGTGGTGGAAATCAATGTATAACAACTGATTTTTGTTTACCATTAAT ttgTGGACCTGATGGTGTTACTTGTGCTGTTGAACCAAAGAAATGTGATGATTTTAACCCATGTACTTTTGATTCTTGTATTTCTCCTCAAG gTGATTGTGGTAATGCACCAATTCCAGGTTGTGTAGCATGTAATGAAATTCTTGGATGTACTACAACTGATCCATGTCACCCAATTAC ttgttCAGCCATAGGTGATCAATGTGTGTCAACTGATAAAGATTGTGAAGATGGAAATCATTGTACAATTAACTCTtgtcaaaataataatggaactGCTACATGtttaaattcattgattACCCATTGTACTGATTGCCCAGGAATTGGATGTACTACTACAGATTTTTGCTTCCAACAAGTTTGCTCTGCAACTGATGGAGATGTTTGTACAACAGTTCCATTGAATTGTGATGATGGCTTACAGTGTACAGTTGATAGT tGTATTGGACCAATGGGTGTTTGTAGTCATATAGCTATTGCACCAAAATGTTTAGAATGCGCATTGGAACCATGTATTACAACAGATAATTGTCAACCAGTTATTTGTGGTCCAGATGGACGTTGTATCCAAGAGACAATTGAAGATTTTTGTgatgattataattattgcACTGTTGATACATGCACAGGAGTAGGTTGTGAACATGCTTCAATTTCAGGTTGTCGTAATTGTACAAATGGAATTGGTTGTACAACACCATCAGATGATGCATGTAATTTACAAGTATGTTCTGAAACTGGAGATAGTTGTCTTACAATGGTTTTAAATTGTGATGATAATAACGATTGTACTGAAGATAAG tgtTTAAATACTGGTATTTGTCAAAATAATCCAATTGACGGTTGTGTTACACCATCACCAGTTTCAATTGGTGGAACTATCCCTCCAACCACTACTGGTGTATCACAAGTTGAGTGTGATTGTTGTCCAATTGGTCAAAAATGTTTATTAGTCAATGGTCATGAAATTTGTATTAAACCAGCAACCACTGGTGGTATTCCAGAATTAACTACTGGTTGTGCTGGTACAACAACTGGCAGGGCTACAGGTCATTACACAGAATCAGGTACAGGTAATCCACATTTATGTGATAGATATCATTGTAAAAGAGGAATGGAATGTCATGTTGTTAATGGTGTTCCAGAATGTTTACCATCAAACTACAAATGTTTAGATTGTTTAGATCTTCATTGTGAGAGACAAGGTGATTTCACCTGTTTTATGGttaaaaatccaaatttCATTTCTAGTAAACATAGTTGTTATGGTGAATCATGTTGTAAATTCACACCAGTTTGCAAACCAAAAGGACACtcactttaa
- the psiQ gene encoding PA14 domain-containing protein — protein sequence MMKYIYILLIFSLLFLKINSQNTILLNALIYDQTPSRNNDFQIPSPGGIAKGLVKSNLGSDNTPVLVAERSSTIHSPETFNQWFHNYPGVNLPINYQITLTQSTTNPNVYAYTNDAFFPIDGQGFDNKTNYPYEAVYRDERGTPHNFHFCLQIHSMFAYKKGDTFYFNGDDDVWVFMNKILVVDLGGIHGKATTSINLDRLGLTEGTNYPFDFFYCERHTTESHISIETSIELTCPGYDECGVCQGDGSSCCTKSNCNDNPNNKLNCITAQCSNNVCVKSAPSCPSINPCEAGTCIPNFGCSYSEITCNRTNCENSFCNKDTNTCERSPIANCVSCSNGPCITTDLCFPQKCDSKGNCVSSNKNCDDRDYCTTDTCQDGICIHTPIPKCVNCAGTGCITTNDCNPKVCAPDGKSCLTEVLCNDNKTCTKDFCFAGHCLFIPIDCDDVDDCTVDTCDETLGCVHTPLDNCIACTGLACITTDLCNQKLCTDNGTKCTEVPKVCDDGNACSNDRCISPNGTCAHEILQNCTDCGTFNCITLDLCSPLSCPTDGSTTCVSIPKTCNDNKPCTLNQCHSPDGICTAVPIENCVKCNQTNRGCLTVDFCNPVECSENGDSCIITNRTCNDYNYCTTDSCINGQCYNEIIQNCENCTNGIGCTTTDFCFQQICSDSGDTCKTVPLDCNDGLSCTTETCLGPNGTCTHTIIKNCIECGIEPCITENLCLPVVCGPDGSCLYNYTESTCDDNDACTSDVCTEYGCEHYTYTGCMNCTNGGCFTTPDTCNHYGCNFTGDGKCFFTHLECDDNDPCTKDHCLYSGDCYYEKLTNCTTPTPTQTPPPTQTPTNHSIGVNECDCCPEGQYCLLIFGHERCFIANDGGDGIPEETIGCPGVTTGTPTSTDGGTGHYTESGTGNPHLCDRHHCRSGMECHVINGIPECLPSKYKCLDCLDLHCEKQGGKTCFTIENQNYKPNIKGCKDDSCCKYTPTCR from the exons atgatgaaatatatatatattttattaatattttctttattgtttttgaaaataaattcacaaaata CAATTTTGTTGAATGCATTAATTTATGATCAAACTCCATCaagaaataatgattttcaaATTCCTTCTCCAGGAGGTATTGCAAAAGGGTTAGTAAAATCTAATTTAGGTTCTGATAATACACCAGTTTTAG tggCTGAGCGATCATCAACAATTCATTCACCAGAAACTTTTAATCAATGGTTTCACAATTATCCAGGAGtaaatttaccaattaattatcaaattaCTTTAACTCAAAGTACTACAAATCCAAATGTTTATGCATATACAAATGATGCCTTTTTTCCAATAGATGGACAAGGATTTGATAATAAG ACAAATTATCCATATGAAGCCGTATATAGAGATGAACGTGGAACACCACATAATTTTCACTTTT GTTTGCAAATTCACTCAATGTTTGCATATAAGAAAGGTGATACTTTCTAttttaatggtgatgatgatgtttgGGTATTTatgaataaaatattagTTGTTGATTTGGGAGGAATTCACGGTAAAGCAACAACAAGTATTAATTTGGATAGATTAGGTTTGACTGAGGGCACCAATTATccatttgatttcttttattgTGAACGCCATACAACTGAATCTCATATTTCAATCGAAACATCTATAGAGTTAACATGTCC tGGATACGATGAATGTGGTGTTTGCCAAGGTGATGGATCTTCTT gttGTACCAAAAGTAATTGTAatgataatccaaataataaattgaattgtATTACAGCACAATGCTCAAATAATGTTTGTGTTAAATCTGCACCAAGTTGCCCATCGATTAATCCTTGTGAAGCTGGTACTTGTATTCCAAATTTTGGTTGTTCTTATTCAGAGATAACATGTAATAGAACAAATTGTGAAAATAGTTTTTGTAATAAAGATACCAACACATGTGAACGTTCACCAATCGCAAATTGTGTTTCATGTTCGAATGGACCTTGTATTACCACTGATTTATGTTTCCCACAAAA atGTGATTCTAAAGGAAATTGTGTATCATCAAATAAGAATTGTGATGATAGAGATTATTGTACTACTGATACT tgtCAAGATGGTATTTGTATCCATACGCCAATACCAAAATGTGTCAATTGTGCAGGTACTGGTTGTATTACCACTAATGATTGTAATCCTAAAGT atGTGCTCCAGATGGAAAATCATGTTTAACTGAAGTTCTatgtaatgataataaaacttgTACTAAggatttt TGTTTTGCAGGacattgtttatttattccAATAGATtgtgatgatgttgatgattgCACAGTAGATAC ATGTGATGAAACTTTAGGTTGTGTCCATACTCCTTTGGACAATTGTATTGCTTGTACTGGACTTGCTTGTATTACCACTGACCTTTGTAACCAAAAATT ATGTACTGATAATGGTACTAAATGTACAGAAGTTCCAAAAGTAtgtgatgatggtaatgCCTGTTCAAATGATAGATGTATTAGTCCCAATGGTACTTGTGCACATGAAATATTACAGAATTGTACTGATTGTGGTACATTTAATTGTATAACACTAGATTTATGTTCACCATTATCTTGTCCAACTGATGGTTCAACAACATGTGTCAGTATACCTAAAActtgtaatgataataaaccaTGTACTTTAAATCAATGTCATTCACCAGATG gTATATGCACAGCTGTACCAATTGAAAACTGTGTAAAGTGTAATCAAACAAACAGAGGTTGTCTTACAGTTGATTTTTGTAATCCAGTTga ATGTTCAGAAAATGGTGATAGTTGTATAATAACCAATAGAACTTGTaatgattataattattgcACAACAGATTCATGTATAAATGGACAAT gttataatgaaataattcaaaattgtGAAAATTGTACAAATGGGATTGGATGCACAACTACAGATTTTTGCTTTCAACAGATTTGCTCAGATAGTGGGGATACTTGTAAAACAGTCCCTTTGGATTGTAATGATGGATTAAGTTGTACAACTGAAACTTGTCTTGGTCCAAATGGAACATGCACCCatacaataattaaaaattgtattGAATGTGGAATTGAGCCTTGTATCACAGAAAACTTGTGTCTACCTGTAGTTTGTGGTCCGGATGGAAGTTGTTTATACAATTATACTGAATCAACATGTGATGACAATGATGCTTGTACTTCAGATGTATGTACAGAATATGGTTGTGAGCATTATACATATACT GGTTGTATGAATTGTACTAATGGAGGTTGTTTCACTACTCCAGATACATGTAATCATTATGGTTGTAATTTCACTGGTGATGGTAAATGCTTCTTCACTCATTTAGAATGTGATGATAATGACCCATGTACTAAAGATCAT tgCTTATATTCTGGGGATTGTTATTATGAAAAACTTACCAATTGTACAACCCCAACCCCAACTCAAACTCCTCCTCCAACTCAAACTCCTACTAATCATTCTATTGGTGTTAATGAATGCGATTGTTGCCCTGAAGGTCAATATtgtttattgatttttgGACATGAAAGATGTTTCATTGcaaatgatggtggtgaCGGTATTCCAGAGGAAACTATTGGTTGTCCTGGTGTAACAACTGGtacaccaacatcaacagaTGGTGGTACAGGTCACTACACTGAATCAGGTACAGGTAATCCACATTTATGTGATAGACATCATTGTAGGAGTGGAATGGAATGTCATGTTATTAATGGAATTCCAGAATGTTTACCATCAAAATACAAATGTTTAGATTGTTTAGATCTTCATTGTGAAAAACAAGGTGGAAAAACATGTTTTAccattgaaaatcaaaattataaacCAAATATTAAAGGATGTAAAGATGATTCTTGTTGTAAATATACTCCAACTTGTAGataa
- the gtf2h4 gene encoding TFIIH subunit, whose product MTLSKVFQYLASLDSKDLEELYKDPWTCQAILRSLPPRSKQYILKMLLVDTYPLSLAKDWSTQASIQQHKESLKKLFDLKIIFLDKINKPIQPQQQQSSQQSSSQQQQQQQQQQQQTEQTIRLNPLFQDNIKRSLVQVNQVIFSNNSSIKDNHKPPSIDDLDSYSKSQWEKVLYFLSDDTVQPSKLISELLLSSNLTKQEGDGLSITSEGFKFLLKDVYTQIWTLLIVYLDDLEKKKGKGSGSRNDLLSFLFRLSFLNLGRGYLVSELSEQQKEYLFALKQFGLIYMRTDSSILFYPTRLIISLTTGKTLSLIQSISSERTQTQKEQGYIVLETNYRLYAYTSSSLQISLLSLFVKMLYRLPNLAVGIITRESIRTALIHGITADQIIDFVRHNSHPNAANSGQPIPDVVAEQILLWEAERNRITYTKSVLYNSFPTNDCYIATLKFAKEQDYYIWSHDPLKTLVVKEEGNDPIRNFIKKNFA is encoded by the exons ATGACACTTTCAAAagtatttcaatatttagCAAGTTTAGattcaaaagatttagaagAATTATATAAAGATCCATGGACATGTCAAGCAATTCTAAGATCATTACCACCAAGATCAAAACaatatatattaaagatGTTATTAGTTGATACTTATCCTCTAAGTTTAGCAAAGGATTGGTCAACACAAGCATCAATACAACAACATAAAGAatcattaaagaaattatttgatttaaaaattatctttttagataaaattaataaaccaattcaaccacaacaacaacaatcatcacaacaatcatcatcacaacaacaacagcaacaacaacagcaacaacaacaaactgaACAAACAATTAGATTAAATCCATTATTTCAAGATAATATAAAGAGGTCATTAGTTCAAgt caATCaagtaatattttcaaataatagtagtataaAAGATAATCATAAACCACCAAGTATTGATGATTTAGATTCATATTCAAAATCACAATGGGAGaaagttttatattttttatcgGATGATACAGTTCAACCATCAAAGTTAATATCGGAATTATTGttatcatcaaatttaaCGAAACAAGAGGGTGATGGATTATCAATTACATCAGAGgggtttaaatttttattaaaagatgtTTATACACAAATTTGGACAttgttaattgtttatttggaTGATTTGGAGAAAAAGAAAGGTAAAGGAAGCGGATCGAGAAATGATTTgttaagttttttatttaggtTATCATTTTTGAATTTGGGTAGAGGTTATTTAGTTTCAGAATTGTCTGAGCAGCAGAAAGAGTATTTATTCGCATTGAAGCAGTTTGGCTTGATTTATATGAGGACTGATAGCAGTATACTGTTTTATCCAACTCGGTTAATCATTTCATTGACCACTGGTAAAACGTTGTCGTTGATACAAAGTATTTCGTCAGAGAGAACTCAGACTCAGAAGGAGCAGGGCTATATAGTGTTGGAGACGAATTACAGACTTTACGCATACACCTCTTCCTCTTTGCAAATCTCGTTGTTGAGTTTGTTCGTCAAGATGTTATATAGGTTACCGAATTTAGCGGTTGGTATCATTACGAGGGAGAGTATTAGAACCGCTTTGATTCATGGTATAACTGCTGACCAAATCATTGACTTTGTTAGACATAATAGTCATCCAAATGCTGCCAACTCTGGTCAACCAATACCAGATGTCGTCGCTGAACAAATCTTACTTTGGGAAGCTGAAAGAAATCGTATCACTTATACTAAATCTGTACTCTATAATTCATTTCCAACAAATGATTGTTATATTGCAACATTAAAATTTGCAAAAGAACAAGATTATTATATTTGGTCTCATGATCCTTTAAAAACTTTAGTTGTTAAAGAAGAAGGAAATGATCCAattagaaattttattaaaaagaattttgcttga
- a CDS encoding N-acetyltransferase, non-catalytic subunit encodes MSNKLSGIYSALDSGNNKQSLKLCNALLTKKKDENTNIVKVLKAITLIKLGENEEAIKCADEVAFIGHYNETLLSNLNYFYKSVQQGYKMTKVYEASVKAYPKNENLAEGLFLAYAKVRDYKQQQQVILDLQKNFPSHQHSLWYLMTILSMVHDNPSNQLFIGLSQKLAEKLVEEGKIKTSEHLYMYETVLDIQGKTSEHLNLIKGKLGELYNVATERLKILGDLNQKLGNHQEAANNYSEILTKYEPDEWSCYMGYFDNIWSLNDISKIDDAKQFIQNIQSQQTSKHLLRGPLLAEIEIYYRLLTTTTTANGNPAANIDGPVFNKFIELILNYFTKFGTKPVLYSDLKKYLQFIETKKSIEQRKEIMDRIYKLVSLDKDEANHISQLSNYHKLSRVLGLQLEMSIEESIKIIKEILEEYQYNTKKFPLAIESERYPGDDLILICHFLLMDQYEKTKQVSLLLESAAILEFAHSISTKNYQFNLYLLSLYFELGAHQLASNHFKILNIKNIQYDTLGHLVADQFIREPTCFSNAINAFEKSAKFYNENESTADYVAACYQNGCYSKITEIQKFQVKVANSFQKSVYETERQLFNFMLIRFKKLPNANFTASQFVEICKSQISSTDPINFDCSNEVLNALSFNHDNTIFDKFNPTTTSNSDSIKQVENQIQGITSLYFENTEKSTLLLQLTYRRQILNILYLISTQSPIDLNQFNQLLISLESTTTKLNSINSHKIDNLTRISTLNNFKLLNLILNLLKEFNEEKLKQVKELLELINNEITEIVKVLSDNIRESVVLGNSLNSLSRSSRMVVSSFIEPITWFSFIALLVNSALPGKRAKKKEEYHTTIRTDLETLVKKLSDDSLNLSNIINEKSLSKLSLTEDDNNKSTILETLNTQSIAKNVSENSIKSVTELQEYLNSMKTLLTFSINNTNNTTNA; translated from the exons atgagtaATAAATTAAGTGGAATTTATTCAGCTTTAGATTctggtaataataaacaatcattaaaattatgtAATGCACttttaacaaaaaagaaggatgaaaatacaaatattgtcaaagttttaaaagcaattacattaattaaattggGTGAAAATGAAGAGGCAATTAAATGTGCAGATGAAGTTGCATTCATTGGACACTATAATGAaactttattatcaaatttaaattactttTATAAATCAGTTCAACAAGGATACAAAATGACCAAAGTTTACGAAGCATCAGTTAAAGCCTATCCAAAGAACGAAAATCTAGCAGAAGGTTTATTTTTAGCATATGCAAAGGTTAGAGAttataaacaacaacaacaagtcATACTAGATTTACAAAAGAATTTCCCATCTCATCAACATAGTCTTTGGTATTTAATGACCATTTTATCGATGGTTCATGACAACCCTTCAAACCAACTCTTTATTGGTTTATCACAAAAGTTAGCAGAGAAATTAGTAGAAGAAGgtaaaatcaaaacaagTGAACATCTTTATATGTATGAAACCGTATTGGATATTCAAGGTAAAACCAGTGAACATCTTAACCTTATTAAAGGCAAATTGGGTGAACTTTATAATGTTGCAACTGAACGTTTAAAGATTTTAGGTGACCTTAATCAAAAGTTGGGTAATCATCAAGAAGCAGCCAATAACTACTCTGAAATCCTTACAAAATATGAACCGGATGAATGGTCATGCTATATGGGTTATTTCGATAACATTTGGTCACTCAATGATATCTCAAAGATTGACGATGCCAAACAATTcattcaaaatattcaatcACAACAAACCAGTAAACATTTATTACGTGGTCCATTATTAGCAGAGATTGAAATTTACTATAGATTATTGACAACTACCACCACCGCCAATGGTAATCCTGCTGCAAACATCGATGGTCCAgtctttaataaattcatagagttaattttaaattatttcacTAAATTTGGTACAAAACCAGTACTCTATTcagatttaaagaaatatttacaatttattgAAACTAAAAAATCCATTGAACAACGTAAAGAAATTATGGATcgtatttataaattagtATCATTGGATAAAGATGAAGCTAATCATATTAGCCAACTTTCAAATTATCACAAGTTATCCAGAGTTTTAGGTTTACAATTGGAAATGAGTATTGAAGAATcaatcaaaatcattaaagaAATCCTTGAAGAATATCAATACAATACAAAGAAATTCCCATTGGCAATTGAATCTGAACGTTATCCAggtgatgatttaattttaatttgtcaTTTCCTCTTAATGGATCAATATGAAAAAACCAAACAAGTTTCATTACTTTTAGAAAGTGCCGCTATCTTGGAGTTTGCTCATTCCATTTCAACCAAAAACTATCAATTCAATCTTTACCTTCTTTCATTATACTTTGAATTGGGCGCACATCAATTGGCAAGTaatcatttcaaaattttaaacattaaaaatattcaatatgATACACTCGGTCATTTAGTCGCTGATCAATTTATTCGTGAACCAACTTGTTTCTCCAATGCAATTAACGCTTTTGAAAAGTCTGCTAAATTCTacaatgaaaatgaatcGACAGCTGATTATGTTGCTGCTTGTTATCAAAATGGTTGTTACAGTAAAATCACAGAGATTCAAAAATTCCAAGTTAAAGTTGCCAACTCTTTCCAAAAATCAGTTTACGAAACTGAAagacaattatttaatttcatgtTAATtcgttttaaaaaattaccaaatgcTAATTTCACTGCCTCTCAATTCGTTGAAATTTGTAAATCTCAAATCTCAAGTACTGATCCAATTAATTTCGATTGTTCAAATGAAGTATTGAATGCCCTTTCATTCAATCATGATAATACTAtctttgataaatttaatccaACTACCACCTCTAATTCCGACTCTATCAAACAAgttgaaaatcaaattcaaggTATCACTTCACTctattttgaaaatacagAGAAATCAACTCTTCTTTTACAATTAACCTATCGTagacaaattttaaatattctatatttaatttcaactcaatcaccaattgatttaaatcaatttaatcaattattaatttcacttgaatcaactacaactaaattaaattctatcAATTCtcataaaattgataatttaactCGTATttcaactttaaataattttaaattattaaatttaattttaaatttattaaaagaat ttaatgaagagaaattaaaacaagttaaagaattattagaattaattaataatgaaattactGAAATTGTTAAAGTTTTAAGTGATAATATTAGAGAATCTGTTGTTTTAGGTAATAGTTTGAATAGTTTATCTAGATCAAGTCGTATGGTTGTATCAAGTTTTATTGAACCAATCACTTGGTTCTCATTCATAGCATTATTAGTGAACTCTGCATTACCAGGTAAAAGAGCAAAGAAGAAAGAAGAATATCATACTACTATTCGCACAGATTTAGAAACATTAGTTAAAAAACTTTCTGatgattctttaaatttatcaaatattattaatgaaaaatcattatcaaaattatctttaactgaagatgataataacaaATCAACTATTCTTGAAACTTTAAATACTCAATCAATTGCCAAAAATGTTtctgaaaattcaattaaatcagtCACTGAATTAcaagaatatttaaattcaatgaaaactttattaactttctcaattaataatactaataacaCAACAAATGCctaa